From Gammaproteobacteria bacterium, a single genomic window includes:
- a CDS encoding GIY-YIG nuclease family protein, translating into MGEAEKVTKRLKQHLNKEFWNQVVAFVSKDENLTKAHIKYLEGKLIEIGNRAGKGIIQNNQGSGARLPEADQAEMDIFLDRILKLLPVMGTSLFSIPSVSNKVAKNRLVCKIKNVTAYGNRTENGFVVYEGSEAILEDRKSAVRAKVQREALIKKEF; encoded by the coding sequence GTGGGTGAAGCTGAGAAGGTTACGAAGCGACTAAAACAGCATTTAAATAAAGAATTCTGGAATCAGGTTGTTGCCTTTGTTAGTAAAGATGAAAATCTAACTAAGGCACATATTAAATATCTTGAAGGTAAATTAATTGAGATTGGCAATAGGGCGGGTAAAGGTATTATTCAAAATAATCAGGGTAGTGGGGCACGTTTGCCAGAAGCTGATCAAGCAGAAATGGATATATTTTTAGATCGTATCTTAAAGTTGTTACCAGTAATGGGAACGAGCTTATTTTCGATACCTAGTGTTAGTAATAAGGTAGCTAAGAATCGCTTGGTGTGTAAGATAAAAAATGTGACGGCCTATGGTAACCGTACTGAAAATGGTTTTGTGGTATATGAAGGTTCAGAAGCAATTTTAGAAGATAGGAAATCAGCAGTGAGAGCTAAGGTGCAAAGAGAGGCGTTGATAAAAAAGGAATTTTAG
- a CDS encoding DUF4357 domain-containing protein → MFFAKEHEFTSPSLAATMIHGGAANGLIAWKTKDGKKLKELEAG, encoded by the coding sequence TTGTTTTTTGCAAAAGAGCATGAGTTTACAAGTCCAAGCCTGGCGGCAACCATGATTCATGGTGGGGCAGCAAATGGCCTCATTGCCTGGAAGACAAAAGATGGTAAGAAGTTAAAGGAATTAGAAGCGGGTTGA
- a CDS encoding HNH endonuclease, giving the protein MINAFYQNKLSSLNVDRSSGYPKPHKVCLLFAVIDLIKNGQVIKNEFVINDKLKEAFNAHFDRLKKGNDANNIINPFYHLKSDGIWHFKVKPGKQTAF; this is encoded by the coding sequence GTGATCAATGCTTTTTATCAGAATAAACTCAGTAGTTTAAATGTTGATCGATCCAGTGGTTATCCAAAGCCGCATAAGGTGTGCTTGCTGTTTGCAGTAATCGATCTGATAAAAAATGGTCAGGTTATCAAGAATGAATTTGTTATTAATGATAAGTTAAAAGAAGCTTTTAATGCTCACTTCGATAGACTTAAAAAAGGTAACGATGCCAATAATATTATTAATCCTTTTTATCACTTAAAGAGTGATGGCATTTGGCATTTCAAAGTAAAGCCAGGTAAGCAGACGGCTTTTGA